From Mytilus edulis chromosome 8, xbMytEdul2.2, whole genome shotgun sequence, one genomic window encodes:
- the LOC139484613 gene encoding chromosome-associated kinesin KIF4A-like isoform X2 produces the protein MPENISIKVIGRCRPLTGEESSKGVKSVVKVSGDKILLELGGKEQSFGFDGAYSGEVRNEQIFKEKCETMLQRTTEGYNSTIMTFGATGAGKSHLMSGTDDNPGIAPQMIKRLYQHIAEKSNREFFITVSYLQAMDEKMMDLLNPHNNQMTIRHHPHKGIFVDGLSEMVVHSYDEMSEMYEQGRRVHEAGGSDLKGSRARAHSVFSITIEQKERQSSKVGVRSVLTLAEIAGFDHGGSTDPKVVAGVQGMASVLNALGGPKKGGAIPYRDSVITRVLQESLGGNAVTMVFAVVSPVDKSAQETMTTLQYAQYAKNTKNHVKMNLDETHDIINDLRDEISKLREKIAAQSQPNKDDVLKMEALVQDLQIAKRSTWEEREKQSSKYQNERKTNLANKGVLEWVQDSMKKGNRELQEKLMLLQKEKDQLTYQYKERRKVVDDLNEELQRKIGEYSKLTQSGKSSESETKKKVTAVHDLKEKLKKETDGLKRLKEQLQELTEKQKTERENAKAQITSLKGNAELRQKIEREEREHLEKEHAALVHFEIDKMKMDIENLKQDIQMKVNKGHAYSSQEGELLEVHVAEMKAEKNVTTLQIQLLEKEKTRIVQELEDVHKVHKDELEIQQLQHFQTFRSYREMFEEQKIALDQRYRQLLEDAIQDAVFLSSRNNELQDENKSQRQHIAEMKDVITKLGGRIPPEPGMTA, from the exons CcagaaaatatcagtataaaagtGATTGGTCGCTGTCGACCACTTACAGGAGAAGAATCTAGCAAAGGTGTAAAATCAGTAGTCAAAGTTTCTGGTGATAAGATTTTATTAGAACTTGGTGGAAAG gAACAGTCATTTGGATTTGATGGAGCCTACTCTGGAGAAGTTAGAAAT GAAcagatttttaaagaaaaatgtgaGACAATGTTACAAAGAACGACAGAAGGATATAATTCTACCATTATGACTTTTGGGGCA acAGGAGCAGGTAAAAGTCACCTTATGTCAGGTACAGACGACAATCCAGGGATAGCTCCACAG ATGATCAAAAGATTGTACCAACATATTGCTGAGAAAAGTAACAGAGAGTTCTTTATAACTGTGTCATATTTACAG GCAATGGATGAGAAGATGATGGACTTATTGAATCCTCACAACAATCAGATGACAATCAGACATCACCCACATAAAGGAAT ATTTGTTGATGGTTTGTCTGAGATGGTAGTCCATAGCTATGATGAGATGTCAGAAATGTATGAACAAGGCAGAAGAGTTCATGAAGCTGGAGGTTCTGATCTCAAAG GCAGCAGGGCAAG agcTCATTCTGTATTTAGTATAACTATAGAACAGAAGGAGAGACAATCCAGTAAAGTAGGAGTCAGATCTGTTCTTACATTGGCAGAAATTGCAG GGTTTGACCATGGAGGCAGCACAGATCCAAAAGTTGTTGCAGG TGTTCAAGGTATGGCAAGTGTTTTAAATGCTTTAGGTGGACCAAAGAAAGGAGGAGCCATTCCTTATAGGGATTCTGTCATCACTAGAGTTCTCCAG GAAAGTCTTGGAGGAAATGCTGTTACCATGGTTTTTGCAGTTGTCTCCCCTGTTG acaaatcagcACAGGAAACCATGACAACACTACAGTATGCACAATATGCTAAAAATACAAAGAATCATGTGAAAATGAATCTG GATGAAACACATGATATAATTAATGATTTGAGAGATGAGATTTCCAAACTTAGAGAAAAGATTGCAGCACAATCACAACCTAACAAGGATGATGTTCTGAAGATGGAG GCATTGGTACAAGATTTACAGATCGCCAAGAGGTCAACATGGGAGGAGAGAGAGAAACAGTCCAgtaaatatcaaaatgaaaggaaaactaATCTAGCTAATAAG gGTGTACTGGAATGGGTGCAAGACAGTATGAAGAAAGGAAACAGAGAATTACAGGAAAAACTGATGCTGCTTCAGAAAGAAAAAGATCAG CTGACCTATCAATATAAAGAGAGAAGGAAGGTTGTAGATGATCTGAATGAAGAATTACAGAGGAAGATCGGAGAATATTCAAAACTTACACAAAGTG GAAAGTCATCAGAATCTGAGACAAAGAAGAAAGTCACTGCTGTACATGACTTGAAAGAGAAACTGAAGAAAGAAACTGATGGTCTCAAAAGACTGAAGGAACAATTACAGGAACTGACGGAGAAACAGAAAACTGAAAGAGAG aatgctAAGGCTCAGATAACATCACTGAAAGGAAATGCTGAGCTGAGGCAGAaaattgag CGTGAAGAAAGAGAACATTTAGAGAAGGAGCATGCAGCACTGGTACATTTTGAAATTGACAAAATGAAGATGGATATTGAAAATCTCAAACAGGACATCCAGATGAAGGTCAACAAAGGTCACGCCTACTCTTCTCAGGAAGGAGAACTTTTAGAAGTACATGTTGCTGAAATGAAGGCTGAGAAAAATGTAACAACACTGCAG ATTCAGCTGTTAGAGAAAGAGAAGACCAGAATTGTACAAGAGTTAGAAGATGTTCATAAAGTACACAAAGATGAGCTAGAAATACAACAGTTACAACATTTCCAG acatttagaaGTTACCGAGAGATGTTTGAGGAGCAGAAGATAGCATTAGATCAGAGATACAGACAGTTATTAGAGGATGCTATCCAGGATGCTGTGTTCTTGTCAAGTCGTAACAATGAATTACAGGACGAAAATAAATCACAGAGGCAAC ATATTGCTGAGATGAAGGATGTGATTACTAAACTTGGAGGAAGAATTCCACCAGAGCCTGGTATGACTGCTTAG
- the LOC139484613 gene encoding chromosome-associated kinesin KIF4A-like isoform X1 — translation MPENISIKVIGRCRPLTGEESSKGVKSVVKVSGDKILLELGGKEQSFGFDGAYSGEVRNEQIFKEKCETMLQRTTEGYNSTIMTFGATGAGKSHLMSGTDDNPGIAPQMIKRLYQHIAEKSNREFFITVSYLQAMDEKMMDLLNPHNNQMTIRHHPHKGIFVDGLSEMVVHSYDEMSEMYEQGRRVHEAGGSDLKGSRARAHSVFSITIEQKERQSSKVGVRSVLTLAEIAGFDHGGSTDPKVVAGVQGMASVLNALGGPKKGGAIPYRDSVITRVLQESLGGNAVTMVFAVVSPVDKSAQETMTTLQYAQYAKNTKNHVKMNLDETHDIINDLRDEISKLREKIAAQSQPNKDDVLKMEALVQDLQIAKRSTWEEREKQSSKYQNERKTNLANKGVLEWVQDSMKKGNRELQEKLMLLQKEKDQLTYQYKERRKVVDDLNEELQRKIGEYSKLTQSGKSSESETKKKVTAVHDLKEKLKKETDGLKRLKEQLQELTEKQKTERENAKAQITSLKGNAELRQKIEREEREHLEKEHAALVHFEIDKMKMDIENLKQDIQMKVNKGHAYSSQEGELLEVHVAEMKAEKNVTTLQIQLLEKEKTRIVQELEDVHKVHKDELEIQQLQHFQTFRSYREMFEEQKIALDQRYRQLLEDAIQDAVFLSSRNNELQDENKSQRQHIAEMKDVITKLGGRIPPEPGMTA, via the exons CcagaaaatatcagtataaaagtGATTGGTCGCTGTCGACCACTTACAGGAGAAGAATCTAGCAAAGGTGTAAAATCAGTAGTCAAAGTTTCTGGTGATAAGATTTTATTAGAACTTGGTGGAAAG gAACAGTCATTTGGATTTGATGGAGCCTACTCTGGAGAAGTTAGAAAT GAAcagatttttaaagaaaaatgtgaGACAATGTTACAAAGAACGACAGAAGGATATAATTCTACCATTATGACTTTTGGGGCA acAGGAGCAGGTAAAAGTCACCTTATGTCAGGTACAGACGACAATCCAGGGATAGCTCCACAG ATGATCAAAAGATTGTACCAACATATTGCTGAGAAAAGTAACAGAGAGTTCTTTATAACTGTGTCATATTTACAG GCAATGGATGAGAAGATGATGGACTTATTGAATCCTCACAACAATCAGATGACAATCAGACATCACCCACATAAAGGAAT ATTTGTTGATGGTTTGTCTGAGATGGTAGTCCATAGCTATGATGAGATGTCAGAAATGTATGAACAAGGCAGAAGAGTTCATGAAGCTGGAGGTTCTGATCTCAAAGGCAGCAGAGCAAG agcTCATTCTGTATTTAGTATAACTATAGAACAGAAGGAGAGACAATCCAGTAAAGTAGGAGTCAGATCTGTTCTTACATTGGCAGAAATTGCAG GGTTTGACCATGGAGGCAGCACAGATCCAAAAGTTGTTGCAGG TGTTCAAGGTATGGCAAGTGTTTTAAATGCTTTAGGTGGACCAAAGAAAGGAGGAGCCATTCCTTATAGGGATTCTGTCATCACTAGAGTTCTCCAG GAAAGTCTTGGAGGAAATGCTGTTACCATGGTTTTTGCAGTTGTCTCCCCTGTTG acaaatcagcACAGGAAACCATGACAACACTACAGTATGCACAATATGCTAAAAATACAAAGAATCATGTGAAAATGAATCTG GATGAAACACATGATATAATTAATGATTTGAGAGATGAGATTTCCAAACTTAGAGAAAAGATTGCAGCACAATCACAACCTAACAAGGATGATGTTCTGAAGATGGAG GCATTGGTACAAGATTTACAGATCGCCAAGAGGTCAACATGGGAGGAGAGAGAGAAACAGTCCAgtaaatatcaaaatgaaaggaaaactaATCTAGCTAATAAG gGTGTACTGGAATGGGTGCAAGACAGTATGAAGAAAGGAAACAGAGAATTACAGGAAAAACTGATGCTGCTTCAGAAAGAAAAAGATCAG CTGACCTATCAATATAAAGAGAGAAGGAAGGTTGTAGATGATCTGAATGAAGAATTACAGAGGAAGATCGGAGAATATTCAAAACTTACACAAAGTG GAAAGTCATCAGAATCTGAGACAAAGAAGAAAGTCACTGCTGTACATGACTTGAAAGAGAAACTGAAGAAAGAAACTGATGGTCTCAAAAGACTGAAGGAACAATTACAGGAACTGACGGAGAAACAGAAAACTGAAAGAGAG aatgctAAGGCTCAGATAACATCACTGAAAGGAAATGCTGAGCTGAGGCAGAaaattgag CGTGAAGAAAGAGAACATTTAGAGAAGGAGCATGCAGCACTGGTACATTTTGAAATTGACAAAATGAAGATGGATATTGAAAATCTCAAACAGGACATCCAGATGAAGGTCAACAAAGGTCACGCCTACTCTTCTCAGGAAGGAGAACTTTTAGAAGTACATGTTGCTGAAATGAAGGCTGAGAAAAATGTAACAACACTGCAG ATTCAGCTGTTAGAGAAAGAGAAGACCAGAATTGTACAAGAGTTAGAAGATGTTCATAAAGTACACAAAGATGAGCTAGAAATACAACAGTTACAACATTTCCAG acatttagaaGTTACCGAGAGATGTTTGAGGAGCAGAAGATAGCATTAGATCAGAGATACAGACAGTTATTAGAGGATGCTATCCAGGATGCTGTGTTCTTGTCAAGTCGTAACAATGAATTACAGGACGAAAATAAATCACAGAGGCAAC ATATTGCTGAGATGAAGGATGTGATTACTAAACTTGGAGGAAGAATTCCACCAGAGCCTGGTATGACTGCTTAG